Proteins found in one Arthrobacter sp. U41 genomic segment:
- the rpmA gene encoding 50S ribosomal protein L27 yields MAHKKGASSTRNGRDSNAQYLGVKRFGGQVVSAGEIIVRQRGTHFHPGAGVGRGGDDTLFALAPGAVEFGTRRGRRVVNIVAAAAAE; encoded by the coding sequence ATGGCACATAAAAAAGGCGCGAGTTCCACTCGCAACGGTCGTGACTCCAACGCCCAGTACCTCGGCGTCAAGCGCTTCGGCGGCCAGGTAGTTTCCGCAGGCGAGATCATCGTCCGCCAGCGTGGCACCCACTTCCACCCGGGCGCCGGCGTTGGCCGCGGCGGGGACGACACCCTGTTCGCACTGGCCCCCGGCGCAGTCGAGTTCGGCACCCGCCGCGGTCGTCGCGTTGTGAACATTGTGGCTGCTGCAGCTGCAGAGTAA
- the obgE gene encoding GTPase ObgE gives MASFVDRVVLHVSGGTGGHGCVSVHREKFKPLGGPDGGNGGNGGDVILRVDPQTTTLLDYHHAPHRHATNGGPGMGDWRAGKHGETLILPVPEGTVVKSKDGRVLADLVGEGTEYIAAAGGIGGLGNASLSSQKRRAPGFALLGIEGEAADVVLELKSIADIALVGFPSAGKSSLIAAMSAARPKIADYPFTTLIPNLGVVQAGEVRFTIADVPGLIEGASEGKGLGHHFLRHVERCAALVHVLDCGTLESDRDPLSDLAVIEAELEKYAVDMSFAGSDGEVVPLNHRPRLIALNKVDLPDGKDMAEFVRPELESRGYKVFEISATSHEGLRQLGFAMAEIVQAARDAVAAAPPKVHAPVLKPRAVNESGFKIRREEKNLEPLFRVLGDKPVRWVKQTDFTNEEAIGYLADRLAKLGVENELFKQGAKPGDMVVIGEDDGVVFDWEPTMMAGAELLAAPRGTDVRFADIGDRPTRGQKRDEQVERREAKAAARAELEAERKAGIWTESVSGRRPKPLTESGLSEENEE, from the coding sequence GTGGCGAGCTTTGTAGACCGGGTAGTACTGCACGTATCCGGCGGTACCGGCGGCCACGGCTGTGTCTCCGTTCACCGCGAGAAGTTCAAGCCCCTCGGCGGCCCCGACGGCGGCAACGGCGGCAACGGCGGCGACGTCATCCTGCGGGTCGATCCCCAGACCACCACCCTGCTCGACTACCACCACGCCCCGCACCGCCACGCCACCAACGGCGGCCCCGGCATGGGCGACTGGCGCGCCGGAAAGCACGGCGAAACCCTGATCCTCCCGGTTCCCGAGGGCACCGTGGTCAAGTCCAAGGACGGACGTGTCCTCGCGGACCTCGTCGGCGAAGGCACCGAATACATCGCCGCCGCCGGCGGCATCGGCGGGCTGGGCAACGCCTCGCTTTCCTCGCAGAAGCGCCGCGCCCCCGGCTTCGCGCTGCTCGGCATCGAAGGCGAAGCCGCTGACGTCGTCCTGGAACTGAAGTCCATCGCCGACATCGCCCTCGTCGGCTTCCCCTCCGCCGGCAAGTCCAGCCTGATCGCCGCGATGTCCGCCGCGCGGCCCAAGATCGCCGACTACCCTTTCACCACCCTGATCCCGAACCTCGGCGTGGTCCAGGCCGGCGAGGTGCGCTTCACCATCGCCGACGTCCCGGGCCTGATTGAAGGCGCCAGCGAAGGCAAGGGCCTCGGCCACCACTTCCTGCGCCACGTCGAGCGCTGCGCCGCCCTGGTGCACGTCCTCGACTGCGGCACGCTCGAGTCGGACCGCGATCCGCTCTCCGACCTCGCCGTCATCGAGGCCGAGCTGGAAAAGTACGCCGTGGACATGAGCTTTGCGGGCTCCGACGGTGAAGTCGTTCCGCTGAACCACCGTCCGCGCCTGATCGCCCTGAACAAGGTCGACCTCCCGGACGGCAAGGACATGGCCGAATTCGTCCGCCCGGAACTTGAATCCCGCGGCTACAAGGTCTTCGAAATCTCGGCCACCAGCCACGAGGGCCTCCGCCAGCTTGGTTTCGCCATGGCAGAGATCGTCCAGGCCGCCCGCGACGCCGTCGCCGCTGCTCCGCCGAAGGTCCACGCACCGGTGCTCAAGCCTCGCGCCGTCAACGAATCCGGCTTCAAGATCCGCCGCGAGGAGAAGAACCTGGAGCCGCTGTTCCGCGTCCTGGGCGACAAGCCCGTGCGCTGGGTCAAGCAGACCGACTTCACCAACGAGGAGGCCATCGGCTACCTCGCCGACCGCCTGGCCAAGCTCGGCGTCGAAAACGAACTCTTCAAGCAGGGCGCCAAGCCGGGCGACATGGTCGTCATCGGCGAGGACGACGGCGTCGTCTTCGACTGGGAGCCGACCATGATGGCCGGCGCCGAACTGCTGGCCGCTCCGCGCGGCACCGACGTGCGCTTCGCCGACATCGGCGACCGCCCCACCCGTGGACAGAAGCGCGACGAGCAGGTCGAACGCCGCGAGGCCAAGGCCGCGGCCCGCGCCGAGCTCGAAGCCGAGCGCAAGGCCGGAATCTGGACCGAATCCGTCAGCGGACGCCGCCCCAAGCCGCTCACGGAGAGCGGACTCAGCGAAGAAAATGAGGAGTGA